agtttggcCATCAACATCTCCAGGGCCAGGACTGTGGGATGCAGCACATTTACCTGCAGAGCAATGAGCACTTTGAGGTCTTCACCACCGTCATCTCTCCACAAGGTGAGTGGAGGGATTAAACACAGGACTTCTGTTGGGaaaattggacattttaccaggTAATAGTAGATATTACCATACTATTTATGTGCCGAGACTTTAAGGTACTGTAGTTAAAGTTATGTGCAATGTTAGTTACGAACAATAATGAGTTGGTGGGCAATAATGGTTTAAGTCTTTTCACCcaatctgaaatgcatttgtttacatGTGCACTGTGCATACATTatgtttcacatatttttttactctGGCAAACTGTtgattcaattttaattttccCACAGTGAATAGGGCAAGAAACAGACAAAGAGGAGCAGAGAAGGCAAGTTATAAACCATAATTTCACCAAAAATCTGCTCTAGAGCTCATagtgaatatgaaatatatctTACTGACAGAACATTTTTGCAGTCTCCCTCTGCTTACAGAATTCAGAACGTTATGAATGAAACTTATCCAGGTGTTATCATTCCTCCATGTAGAGATCATTGGTAGTAATAAGGTGAACTTTTAAATAATCATATCATATGATTATTTTCTTCTCAGTCATATATTACAACAATAAAGATGGTTTATAGTGTCTTTTTTAAGCTTGCCTCATTTTCTCCACAATCTGGAATGcctaattatatttttatgtggcCTACTGTACACCTACTGGGTCTTCCCTGGCCCTTGCTTTCCATGGCAATGAGCCATCTATGACTCCTTTAGGTTGGTTATGTTTGGAGGCTAGTCTCAAGGAAACTGAGGACACTGGGCAGACATGCTTCTTATCTAGTGAATTTTGCCTATTTGTACACAGTACATAGCATCTTTGTGGCTTTTAGGTTGCCAACAGTAAAAGCATAATTTGTttcagattaattttatttacattaagaGCTATGCAGTATGTCCTTCTGTGAAAGAAAAAGGAGCTTGATTTTAATAATACCTGGCCTATTGAGCTTGGTGAAAAAGCTTCACATTCTCCTTTGGTGGTTATGactgtaatttatattttgtcCTCTAGGTGGTGGTAGTAGTCAACTACCAACCTTGTGGGCTTGACGAACTTGAACTGTGCCAGGGCGATGTCATTCGTGTCCTTTTCAAAGATGATGAGTCGCGGTGGTTTGGAAGGCTTCAGAATGGGCAGCAAGGTTACTTCCCCGTGACTCATGTGACAAAATTTTACCAGGTCAGAGCCTGTATTTGTAGTTTCATACTACTGAACAGAGGCTGGTCATTTAATGTGATCTAACCTCAAGAAAACATGAATTGAGAAAGAAAATTGGAGAAAGCCgtgtatataaatatgtgtgaaATTAGATTGAAACTTAAAATGGGAAAGCGCAAATGTATGTACTGTGAAAAGCTTTTTATGGCAATGTCTTCTTTATTAATAATTCTATTGAAATAGATGTGCAGATGCCAGTTGCACTTGGCAGGACAGGTCAAGGTTAatacaagaaataaaaacaagtggTGGCGCAATTGTTTTTGCAGAAGGATGAGCCCGTGAAACTTTTTCCAAGCTCATTACAGAGGAACTCAGTCCAGGCTGAGACTGCAGATGTCCTTGGAGGCAGTACAGAGTAAGTCCCCCCCTGCACTGctgagctctctctcccagcagcTGTTACACCCGCAACCCtgaaccccccttcccccccccccccacccaccacacccacaccaacccccacccccacccccaccacacccagCACACCCCGAGCAGGTGGCCCATCTCATACTTCATTAGCTGACAATGCACACAGATTACACGCTCGCCCCAATCAATTCTCACCCCCGGccctgcagctcactgcagagCTGAGGGCGGCAGGGACTCTATTCCTGTTATCTCTGGGGTTCACTCTCCCGCAGCCTGGGTGCACTGTGAGCCAGACATGACGACAATGAATCAAAAAGACTTGATGCACGCtaccataaaatgtatttctctttaaaaaagaaaggctGACATTTTAGTGCACCACCACTGTAAAAGCCAGTTTGCAAGAATGACCTAAAACAACTCTGAGGGGGAAAATGGCAGTTATTTACTCTCATATATTTtgcactgaaataatttttgtaaaattttatttataatccaCAACAGctcacaattatttaaaaacctgcaaaatgtaaatgtccGGAAGTGATCATCGCTCTGAATGTCCTGgccttttttggttttgtgctAGCCAGTGTATTAGAAAAAGTGGGGATTACAGTATCGTTCCTGGATCTGCCTGTAGGGAGTTTGGAAAGAGCCCCTCCAGGGCCAAAAGCACATTGACACTGCGCACCTCTGCGCCGGTGGGGCTCTGAGAATGGCGCGGAGCTCTGGGCTTCCTGGCGGGCGCGCGGAGGTGGGTGGACTGTTGTTCAGAGCCCCGGCAGCCCCTGCGCAGGCCAACAGCCCTGTCCTTGTCCTTCCCTGAAAGCGCTGGAATTTGGGTCACCGGGAATAAACAgggcctttgtttttgttgtttcctctTTGTTCCCCTGGCGGGTGCAGGCTACGGTcccagaggggtggggaggaagGCCTTTTCCTGGCTCTGAGGCCTGGGGCCTCTCTCCCGCTAATGGGGGACCCGGCCCACGGCTCCCCCAGCCTGCTCCGCAGGATCCTGTCCAAGCCCAGGAGGGCCTGCGAATGCCAGGGGGCCACGAACGGGGCCTTCGAACCCGACTGACTGGCTCATGTCACTAGATTACTAAGGGATAACCGGGTGGGGatggggtgagggtgggagtGGAACAATGAAGGGATCTTAGAGCTTCTGTGTTAAATTGTGATGACTCAGTGAGATGCCATTGCTGTCAGGTAACCATCGTCATGGCAGCAATCTACAGTAATTTATGGGAGAGTGCCAGCCTGTTTCTCTGCTATTGCACCAGTACATTTCAGAAAGATAAAGCCCTCTTAGAGGACTTATAATTGTGTTTATTAAGATGTAATTCCATAATTACTGAGtgacagagaaaaaagggagCTTTGTTAGCACTGACTGTAGCACTAATGGGAGAAGTGCATTTGCTTTTGACGGTAATGAAGTTTGCAATTAATTTAATACCAATCAAAGGGATTCCAGCTATTCATGTCAGTAAAAACTTTTCACAAGTGTGTCTATAGTTCATTCTATGTTGACATTGGACTTTCCTGGCTGTTCTCTTTTGTAATGTTCTTTCCCTATCATGCTGTGTGAATTTGACAGATTTATTCTGATCTGTTCTAGGTaatttatgtgtgtgattggtgtaTGCAGTGACCTCCAAATGTATCCATTCCTGTGGTAAAAAAGCTATAAATtattacaacaacaactactGAGAACAGTCACATACAGATTGCTTTACATCCAGAAATCCATTAATGACATTCACCCATGAAGCAGACATACGTAGACGGGACAGATGATGTTTAtcattatttgatatttatcCAGAATCTACCGAGCATgtcaatataaatataaatcataCAATAGCCACTGATTCCCTTTTAATTTATGGAAATACGATAACATTACTTTTGTACTCTTCATTGGAAAGttgaaacaaaaagcatttttaagtaaaaatgtatttctcacaTATTTTCTAAAGgtaaaattacaattttttacTGTCACTTGATCCTTTAGTATAATGAATATGCTGCATTAATGTAAAGTGTGCCTCAATGTATAGCATTACCACTAGACACAAGTAAGGGGTAAAGCAATTACATGTTACTAAACATGAACATGACCCATAGCAGGTGCTGGACATAGTGAAAGGTAACTTCTGCTTCTCCTATTCCTTACTCACAGGCTGCCACTGGTAGCATTGCCCAAAGACAGACAGCTGTCTACAGTGTTTATGCAAGAGATCACAGGCCTCTGTTAAATCCTGTCTCACATTAATACCTATTGTGAATAAGTGCAAAGTGACTGGGATGGTTGC
This is a stretch of genomic DNA from Anguilla rostrata isolate EN2019 chromosome 4, ASM1855537v3, whole genome shotgun sequence. It encodes these proteins:
- the LOC135254148 gene encoding vexin-like — encoded protein: MKLIQVLSFLHVEIIGSNKVVVVVNYQPCGLDELELCQGDVIRVLFKDDESRWFGRLQNGQQGYFPVTHVTKFYQKDEPVKLFPSSLQRNSVQAETADVLGGSTELRSQRGGEEGLFLALRPGASLPLMGDPAHGSPSLLRRILSKPRRACECQGATNGAFEPD